A genomic segment from Candidatus Thorarchaeota archaeon encodes:
- the cadA gene encoding cadmium-translocating P-type ATPase, which yields MSGEADRTRRISVGIEGMHCASCVATVEKSLMSTEGVTAVSVSLLEQKAVIDYDPQRVERTDLERAIEKTGYRPKRPTMTLRVTSPDEPDWAKVESTAAEIDGVIAARGFPGSSLLLVEYDSDLVTQKTVVNRLIMAGYEVTGESSQNLDREALARSQEKRYYLVRLAVSALLAIPITVIMFGGQYFMLPAGWDMNVVMFILATPVQFIGGYPFYKSSLAVLRHGKTNMDTLIMLGTSAAYGYSVLATFVLTGFDTFYDTSALLITFILLGRWLEALAKGRTSNAIRALMDLQATTATVIREGEEITVPVEDVEVGDLFVVRPGDRIPVDGVVVEGESSVDESMVTGEPMPVLKHAGSEVVGSTVNKNGALRVKASRVGRDTVLAQIVRMVEEAQTRKPSIQRKADSIAEVFVTVVLLMSTLTFFGWLILGAAEWTRALSFTIAVLVAACPCALGLATPTAIMVGLGRGAQMGILIKSGAGLEAIPRVDTVVFDKTGTLTEGRPAVVDVVSVDGTDTDAVLQVAAAVERLSEHPLAEALVHYADERGLERLEAHGFMSYPGRGVAGEVSGEKVVVGNEEFLRSHNVDTSPLRGQAEMLEQGGRTVVLVSVNHKLKLAIGIADRLKQSSLSAVKALQTMGIDVWMITGDREQTARSVARMASIDKVMAGVLPAAKADKVRELQSNGRTVAMVGDGINDAPALAQADVGIALGSGTDVSVETGDMVLVRDDLSDVVAGIRLGRKTMSKIRQGFFWAMIYNVLLLPVAAGLFYPLTGIALRPEFAGLAMAMSSVSVVSNALLLSRFDPRPLMAATTGELGLSSAGPTVAIDPICKMDVDTSTASLFSDFEGKRYYFCAQYCKDVFESNPVAYRDHDHK from the coding sequence ATGAGCGGAGAAGCAGATAGAACAAGACGAATCTCTGTGGGCATCGAGGGGATGCACTGTGCCTCCTGTGTAGCAACTGTAGAGAAGTCGCTCATGTCTACTGAAGGTGTGACCGCGGTCTCCGTGAGCTTGCTTGAGCAGAAGGCGGTCATCGACTATGACCCTCAGAGAGTGGAGAGAACGGACTTGGAGAGAGCAATCGAGAAGACCGGGTACAGACCGAAACGACCAACAATGACACTCAGAGTCACATCACCCGATGAACCGGACTGGGCCAAGGTTGAGAGCACAGCAGCAGAGATTGACGGGGTCATTGCTGCGAGGGGCTTCCCCGGCTCGTCGCTCTTGCTTGTAGAGTACGACAGCGACCTTGTGACTCAGAAGACAGTGGTCAACAGACTCATCATGGCAGGATATGAGGTCACAGGAGAGTCCAGTCAGAATCTGGACCGCGAAGCGCTGGCAAGAAGTCAGGAGAAGAGGTACTACCTTGTTCGCTTGGCAGTGTCTGCGCTGCTCGCGATTCCAATCACAGTCATCATGTTTGGAGGGCAGTACTTCATGCTGCCGGCGGGTTGGGACATGAACGTGGTCATGTTCATTCTCGCCACCCCCGTCCAATTCATTGGCGGCTATCCCTTCTACAAGTCAAGTCTGGCGGTGCTAAGACATGGAAAGACGAACATGGACACACTGATCATGCTCGGGACAAGCGCCGCCTACGGCTACTCTGTGCTTGCCACCTTTGTGCTCACTGGCTTCGACACCTTCTATGACACTTCCGCCCTTCTCATCACATTCATTCTTTTGGGCAGGTGGCTTGAAGCACTGGCGAAGGGAAGGACCTCGAATGCGATACGTGCACTGATGGACCTGCAGGCCACGACTGCCACAGTGATACGCGAGGGCGAAGAGATCACGGTACCGGTGGAAGACGTCGAGGTGGGCGACCTGTTCGTCGTGAGACCGGGTGACAGGATTCCAGTGGATGGCGTGGTTGTAGAGGGAGAGTCATCTGTGGACGAGTCGATGGTGACAGGAGAGCCGATGCCCGTACTGAAGCACGCAGGTTCAGAGGTTGTGGGATCGACCGTTAACAAGAATGGAGCCTTGAGGGTCAAGGCATCAAGAGTGGGCAGGGACACAGTACTGGCTCAGATTGTGAGGATGGTGGAGGAAGCGCAGACGAGGAAACCATCGATTCAGAGAAAGGCGGACTCCATAGCGGAGGTGTTCGTGACTGTCGTGCTGCTCATGTCCACGCTGACATTCTTTGGGTGGCTCATCCTGGGTGCTGCAGAATGGACAAGGGCGTTGAGCTTCACTATCGCGGTGCTTGTCGCTGCTTGTCCGTGCGCTCTGGGTCTCGCAACGCCCACCGCAATAATGGTGGGACTTGGAAGGGGGGCACAGATGGGTATTCTAATCAAGAGTGGGGCAGGACTTGAAGCGATTCCCCGGGTTGACACAGTTGTCTTCGACAAGACGGGCACTCTTACGGAGGGGAGACCCGCCGTGGTGGATGTTGTGTCAGTCGACGGCACGGACACAGATGCGGTGCTTCAGGTCGCTGCTGCTGTTGAGAGACTCAGTGAACACCCGCTTGCCGAGGCGTTGGTTCACTATGCAGACGAGAGGGGACTGGAGCGCTTGGAGGCTCACGGATTCATGTCATATCCCGGACGGGGAGTCGCTGGAGAGGTGAGTGGTGAGAAGGTCGTTGTCGGCAACGAGGAGTTCCTTCGGAGTCATAACGTCGATACATCACCTCTGAGAGGTCAGGCGGAGATGCTGGAACAGGGAGGGCGGACAGTAGTCCTCGTATCTGTGAACCACAAGCTGAAGCTGGCCATTGGGATAGCGGACCGACTGAAGCAGTCGTCACTCTCGGCCGTAAAGGCGCTGCAAACCATGGGCATCGACGTCTGGATGATCACGGGTGATAGGGAACAGACCGCCCGGTCCGTTGCTAGAATGGCTTCGATAGACAAAGTGATGGCCGGCGTACTTCCTGCAGCCAAGGCTGACAAGGTCCGCGAGCTGCAGTCGAACGGGCGCACTGTCGCAATGGTGGGAGACGGCATCAATGATGCACCAGCTCTCGCACAGGCGGATGTAGGTATAGCGCTCGGGTCAGGGACCGATGTCTCTGTCGAGACCGGAGACATGGTCTTGGTGAGGGACGACCTGTCCGATGTTGTTGCGGGGATTCGTCTGGGACGCAAGACAATGAGCAAGATACGACAGGGATTCTTCTGGGCCATGATATACAACGTGCTGCTACTGCCTGTTGCGGCTGGACTGTTCTATCCTCTCACAGGCATTGCTCTGAGGCCAGAGTTCGCAGGCCTTGCAATGGCCATGTCCAGTGTGAGTGTCGTCAGCAACGCGCTACTTCTCTCCAGATTCGATCCAAGACCATTGATGGCTGCGACAACCGGCGAGCTTGGCCTGAGCAGTGCTGGACCGACTGTTGCGATAGACCCCATCTGCAAGATGGATGTGGACACCTCGACTGCGAGTCTGTTCAGCGACTTTGAGGGCAAGAGGTACTACTTCTGCGCGCAATACTGCAAGGATGTCTTTGAGTCCAACCCAGTCGCCTACAGAGACCACGACCACAAGTAA
- a CDS encoding geranylgeranyl reductase family protein yields the protein MVYDLLVIGAGPAGSVCAMHAAKAGLKVLLVDKAKFPRFKSCGGALSKRTHRQLGPKAKLGVNCNADGLVVWSPGLKAADYEEPNCLDLVVRTEWDHKVLMDAADSGAEVLEATMAKTVSKNGDKYKVSLSSGNQVSCRYLVIGDGAGLRSYKKSLGFQQPYDHMARTVCAEIPLDDSIIDETLGTRRKIHIFFGVVPRGYGWLFPKRGHLNVGIGFGNASAPSLTQFEVFDRFVTQLKEKKMVPSDCDFSCRVAHPIPFKKPFEPIGSDSALLIGDAGGFVSPVTGEGLYYGTASGLHAAQAISAQIDGTAQVDLVSDYTSRWMADFGTDMIHSGLWLANFVYRSQKRMELMVRMMIADEKTRRTAARMIMGIASYSEARSRILKRALLSAAKSLSV from the coding sequence ATGGTGTACGACTTACTTGTGATTGGTGCGGGACCAGCTGGCAGTGTGTGCGCGATGCATGCTGCAAAGGCAGGTCTGAAGGTATTGCTTGTCGACAAGGCGAAGTTCCCACGTTTCAAGTCATGTGGGGGTGCGCTATCCAAGAGGACACATCGTCAGCTCGGCCCAAAGGCAAAACTGGGCGTGAACTGCAACGCCGATGGCCTCGTGGTGTGGTCTCCTGGCCTCAAGGCTGCAGACTACGAGGAACCGAACTGCCTCGACCTTGTGGTCAGGACGGAATGGGACCACAAGGTGCTCATGGATGCGGCAGACTCAGGGGCAGAGGTCCTAGAGGCAACAATGGCGAAGACGGTCTCCAAGAACGGTGACAAGTACAAGGTGAGCCTGTCAAGCGGCAATCAGGTGAGTTGCAGATACCTCGTCATAGGTGACGGGGCAGGACTCAGGTCCTACAAGAAGTCGCTCGGCTTCCAGCAGCCCTATGACCACATGGCAAGGACCGTGTGCGCAGAGATTCCTCTTGATGACAGCATCATTGACGAGACCTTAGGGACAAGGAGGAAGATCCACATCTTCTTTGGAGTTGTCCCGCGAGGCTATGGATGGTTGTTTCCCAAGAGAGGACACCTCAACGTTGGCATAGGGTTCGGAAATGCCTCAGCTCCTTCTCTCACACAGTTCGAGGTGTTTGACCGATTCGTGACGCAGCTTAAGGAGAAGAAGATGGTTCCCTCTGACTGCGACTTCTCATGCAGAGTCGCACACCCCATACCGTTCAAGAAACCGTTCGAGCCCATCGGGTCAGACAGTGCCCTCCTAATCGGAGATGCAGGGGGTTTCGTCTCACCCGTCACTGGTGAAGGTCTATACTACGGGACCGCGTCGGGACTGCACGCGGCACAAGCCATCAGTGCACAGATTGATGGAACGGCCCAAGTTGACCTTGTATCAGACTACACGTCAAGGTGGATGGCTGACTTTGGGACTGACATGATACACAGCGGACTCTGGTTGGCCAACTTCGTCTACAGGTCGCAGAAGCGCATGGAGCTCATGGTCCGGATGATGATTGCTGATGAGAAGACCAGACGCACCGCAGCACGCATGATCATGGGAATCGCAAGCTACAGTGAAGCGCGAAGCAGAATCCTGAAGAGGGCACTGCTTTCCGCTGCCAAGTCCTTGAGCGTCTAG
- a CDS encoding GTP-binding protein has translation MNDLQPLVRKASDGIKSKLSKVVFCGSGGVGKTCIVSRLVTGSYIEPSMTIGVDIDTWEMKDNGTGNTYRLVSCDLGGQSQFRFFQQPLIAGAKMAILVFDMSRYESFLELEEWIEMTNTLPAERRLIVGNKSDMDNSVNESDVQELSQRTGLKWVPVSALTGFNFDRLERMIFEVLRSDQGT, from the coding sequence ATGAACGACCTTCAACCGTTAGTACGAAAGGCGAGTGACGGGATAAAGTCCAAGTTATCAAAGGTTGTCTTCTGTGGGTCGGGTGGTGTGGGGAAGACGTGTATCGTGTCTCGTCTCGTGACTGGCAGTTACATCGAGCCCTCAATGACCATTGGGGTGGATATCGATACATGGGAGATGAAGGATAATGGGACTGGAAACACTTACAGACTGGTCTCGTGTGATTTGGGAGGTCAGTCGCAGTTTCGTTTCTTCCAGCAGCCACTGATTGCTGGTGCAAAGATGGCCATACTGGTCTTTGACATGAGCAGGTACGAGTCGTTTCTTGAACTTGAAGAGTGGATTGAGATGACTAACACGTTGCCTGCTGAGCGACGCCTCATAGTGGGCAACAAAAGCGACATGGATAACAGTGTGAACGAGTCTGATGTTCAGGAGCTTTCCCAGAGAACTGGCCTGAAGTGGGTTCCAGTTTCTGCTCTGACCGGCTTCAACTTTGACAGACTTGAGCGGATGATATTTGAAGTACTAAGGTCCGACCAGGGCACCTGA
- a CDS encoding MFS transporter: MLSRVQKVYFGMARLGPSIMLDMLDLASALFYFSLMALPAIYTGASIAFSYIAIMVSELTFGNLSDRTVTRWGRRKPFVMVGAPLMAISFLFVFTPTAFVNPADEMALFVYALITMSLFKVFYGMTMTPFQSWMPELTEPEERPAVSSWQNVANFLGFVTGTFGTILLASVAPSALTLVILGFVAIQLAGFAPSLALLNKEGKFIQRPNFTEELKRALKNRDYVGWMFAQGVMSVGMAMIIKTAFPFIQDFLRFSLTEMIVFGAELLIVVFGFFLVWRWSIRHRGKKRTIQTALFVASLALPMTLLVTTSIEGFILLALVGAGVSGYYLFPYIVYADFAQKDEILTGEGRAGMYTSVPTVTLNSFQALSALLWGIVFSLPKVLAVPRAPTDPLLTMGYRLWGPIAAVFLLLAIIILGWIDLDPDFEKLKAERGIKEQTAEASKSE; this comes from the coding sequence ATGCTATCTAGAGTTCAGAAAGTCTACTTCGGAATGGCTCGTCTGGGGCCTTCAATCATGCTCGATATGCTGGACTTGGCCAGCGCCCTGTTCTATTTCTCACTGATGGCACTGCCCGCCATCTACACGGGCGCGTCAATCGCTTTCAGTTACATCGCCATAATGGTGTCCGAACTGACATTTGGGAATCTCAGTGATAGGACGGTCACAAGATGGGGAAGACGCAAGCCCTTCGTCATGGTCGGAGCACCACTCATGGCCATCTCATTCCTCTTTGTATTCACGCCGACAGCCTTTGTGAACCCCGCTGATGAAATGGCATTGTTCGTATACGCGCTGATAACCATGAGCCTCTTCAAGGTCTTCTATGGCATGACCATGACCCCATTCCAGTCCTGGATGCCAGAGCTCACAGAACCAGAAGAGCGGCCTGCCGTCTCATCTTGGCAGAACGTGGCCAACTTTCTCGGTTTCGTCACCGGTACATTTGGCACCATCTTACTCGCAAGTGTTGCGCCCAGTGCGCTCACTCTGGTCATATTGGGCTTTGTCGCGATTCAGCTCGCAGGGTTTGCTCCGTCACTTGCACTCCTGAACAAAGAAGGCAAGTTCATCCAGCGCCCGAATTTCACTGAGGAACTGAAGAGGGCGTTGAAGAACAGAGACTATGTTGGATGGATGTTTGCTCAGGGCGTGATGTCAGTCGGCATGGCCATGATTATCAAGACCGCATTCCCGTTCATCCAGGACTTCTTGAGGTTCAGCTTGACGGAGATGATAGTCTTCGGAGCTGAGTTGCTCATCGTGGTGTTTGGCTTCTTCCTTGTCTGGCGGTGGTCAATCCGTCACAGAGGAAAGAAGAGGACAATTCAAACGGCCCTCTTTGTTGCATCCCTTGCTCTGCCCATGACCCTGTTGGTCACCACATCAATAGAGGGCTTCATACTCCTCGCACTGGTGGGAGCAGGGGTATCCGGTTACTACCTGTTCCCGTACATAGTCTATGCTGACTTTGCGCAGAAGGACGAGATACTCACAGGAGAAGGGCGGGCGGGCATGTATACTAGCGTGCCGACAGTCACGCTCAACAGTTTCCAGGCACTCTCAGCGCTTCTGTGGGGAATCGTATTCAGCTTGCCCAAGGTATTGGCTGTACCAAGGGCGCCAACCGACCCGCTCCTAACGATGGGGTATAGGCTGTGGGGACCAATCGCGGCGGTCTTCTTGCTTCTGGCAATCATAATCCTTGGCTGGATTGACCTAGACCCGGACTTTGAGAAGTTGAAGGCAGAGAGGGGCATCAAGGAGCAGACAGCTGAAGCCAGCAAGTCAGAGTGA
- a CDS encoding PhzF family phenazine biosynthesis protein, with protein sequence MKAVPYLQTSVFTDTRYRFGGNQLATFWDHEANSGLTAEEMQGIALEMHFSETSFVFKPVKRECVAKVRIFTPGTELPFAGHPTLGTAFVLRQKNIIPEKLVSFRLELGIGPVEVSLMGNDTVGMKQPPSKFYETCDRLKAVAEALGLSSDDVARSPPPQFVGIGLPFLIVRLKTLDAVRRASPNSAAIESALHGLRSQEILVFSQETTHPESTAHMRVFAPTAGVLEDPATGSAAGPLAAFLYRNSLLPQEGMSRPIVIEQGYEISRPSRLVVEIVDTDTLQAFVYGAVRLTAEGSFFT encoded by the coding sequence TTGAAGGCTGTTCCCTATCTACAGACAAGCGTTTTCACTGACACCCGATATCGCTTTGGTGGTAACCAGCTTGCAACATTCTGGGACCACGAAGCCAACTCCGGTCTCACCGCTGAAGAGATGCAGGGGATTGCCCTGGAGATGCATTTCTCTGAGACGTCCTTTGTCTTCAAGCCTGTCAAGAGAGAGTGTGTTGCGAAGGTACGAATCTTCACGCCCGGTACCGAATTACCTTTCGCAGGTCATCCGACGCTTGGGACTGCGTTTGTGCTGAGACAGAAGAACATCATTCCAGAGAAGCTTGTGTCATTCCGGCTTGAACTTGGTATTGGACCAGTGGAGGTCAGTCTCATGGGCAATGACACAGTGGGGATGAAACAGCCGCCATCCAAGTTCTATGAGACCTGTGACAGATTGAAGGCTGTTGCCGAAGCTCTGGGTCTGTCCTCAGACGATGTCGCCCGTAGTCCCCCGCCGCAGTTTGTGGGCATTGGCTTGCCCTTCCTCATCGTGCGGCTGAAGACGCTTGATGCAGTCAGACGTGCTTCTCCCAACTCTGCGGCAATCGAGTCAGCACTGCACGGGCTGAGGTCGCAAGAGATACTTGTCTTCAGTCAGGAGACTACTCACCCAGAGTCAACAGCACACATGCGGGTGTTTGCGCCAACGGCAGGTGTTCTTGAGGATCCTGCGACTGGCAGCGCTGCGGGCCCGTTGGCAGCCTTCCTGTATCGAAACAGTCTCCTCCCACAAGAAGGCATGAGCAGACCAATAGTGATTGAGCAGGGATACGAAATCAGCCGACCGAGCAGACTTGTCGTTGAGATTGTTGACACAGATACTCTACAGGCCTTCGTGTATGGTGCCGTTAGACTGACGGCAGAGGGGTCGTTCTTCACGTAG
- a CDS encoding ATPase → MQVKKRNGTLEAFMPEKIVVSCVKSGCPYDTARTIAKTISKSKEKVVDTSIIRERVLSELTARGQTEAVAHWRSYDQEKSRE, encoded by the coding sequence ATGCAAGTCAAGAAACGCAATGGTACTCTCGAGGCATTCATGCCTGAGAAGATTGTAGTCAGCTGTGTCAAGAGCGGATGCCCCTACGACACGGCGAGGACGATAGCCAAGACGATTTCCAAGAGCAAGGAGAAGGTAGTCGATACCTCAATAATAAGGGAGAGAGTCCTCTCGGAGCTAACAGCAAGGGGACAGACCGAAGCTGTAGCGCACTGGCGTTCCTACGACCAAGAGAAGTCTAGAGAGTAA